A single region of the Drosophila miranda strain MSH22 chromosome 2, D.miranda_PacBio2.1, whole genome shotgun sequence genome encodes:
- the LOC108157697 gene encoding chromatin modification-related protein eaf-1, with amino-acid sequence MMASLDFRVLLALLLLGSTKATPSTETPSALLPLEARNADLSGEEDIISTSYVLPNQIFNEGKPYYPRQDPVSGQLDFSAKKQAGIQPEINEVLDPNEKIVLSGASSPNIHDFLNLPVKYSSSKFVYPLVSSSYANLKYQGSNKNYITNKKPTSVVAPVTPPPPSYHSSNYFTVPTTKLTAVTPTAGAYYPHHSSSSSSSSSSSSSTSTTTKATTTAGTTTKGTLPPSRRPIPVTTTTTTATTTTTVPAAKYTTTSRRPIPLHAAPTTTQPPRTSTTRKKFVPTKKYSPTLPSSSSRTPIEQEERRPSTTQQPRPTPSSSDVAFTTHHATPQAAIFPTEPMTTAKMYTTSSTSPPVVFTEGPTPPPPFSPIPGTGIPNLDPADVYHTLGQKNTQAEEQQQQKEQQLQKEQEQQYQQQQQKFQQQEQQQYMQQQQQQQQQQQQQQQQQKQPQQQQQQQQQQQQQQQQQQQQQQQQQQQLQQQQQQKQPQQQQQQQQQQQQHQQQQQQQQQQQQHQQQQQQQQQQQLQPPPRPPMTLSDIFNSLAEEESAVAHNYQQNQGFDSQGNLIEPIAPSKPSPFAMQQAVGQPQPQPGAPQRPTTPGAGTTPGQSPYPNDQKVISGSQENYSNEYVSYQVQQPNVMQYRPVPGQINNVVISPGQHSASFVLGSQVQQVSVGHPSVEKEPLFAKDTPGVQYGQVINEDIGNIKRPVPVPYKPAAPQEPPMPTSYQQMPKVQQNSNFHQNGNMATVGTTVPAGSYQEPPPEAPSPYQQLPLIGSNIRPANKPAAPKTEQPAPSYQPTKASTPHQTPPTRPAVNGDDTQDLLVSSNIRFPVLDEESSVELASSAIGPGPPAGPHINGHAQPLSLQQIHNSNPVVFPKVKDEETPGANVQIQQHEVVNLNQQQQQLKFPAQQPGHGEQPSRDMEPPPRYPTTSSGPQVPSTPGNRPPFYNEFNRKPQGGPRPSNLPNILPQFRPNAKISSGHPPTLKQDPGNIRLPTQGMKRPYNPSAPPHFAHRRQPLQQQMLQKRYPMNRISEYPVGPQGVGGDINRRVYRLPPYGGQNMPYRPDHMYARRPSGPGPANGPLRSVDGYPAERHAPSAGSEPYQTINAEGAADFEEEDLVINDPPQPVTPSKDRMGVEETKLEPVVTLQMLQSQKKAVSLPGDDTGAGEIQVTADNDPQEAEASSFSQQKLDPSGMYVVFPLKGSEKQQIEGEPPSAPAEYQNTPFSVIRDQPQEPILKNKKPQSLQQQNKAQQMPKEKFPYPIEKPDPSYSELNPNPESQGHVPGVLIAPRIIHGAFGTGTETPIAIAYTPTEPSVFRRTSAAGDQDQKFSNINLATPVISEIRQDTQTEEGLSSDFDLRGQNYEKNFMAPFYPSVSLGGGGAGASGAAAVNWNIVPSTTDQAIYEKNSINRADVEPAEETKEKESATASALTAEKNPELDSFQPQLQGGFKPIYPPGYQHVEQQIDHEEANNRDQNQPLALPLVAVTTSTAKPATAAATSSSSSSKTTTTSTTNQPGTTKAAATATTTTTTQAPAGSVKPTQRKKSTFETSLAALLFGDEDEEDGARKSAELPKAQAGPRNVPRMGPRSLTLS; translated from the exons ATGATGGCCAGCCTCGATTTCAGGGTGCTGCTGGCGTTGCTGCTTCTCGGCTCAACAAAAGCCACACCCTCGACAGAAACACCATCGGCTCTGCTGCCCCTGGAGGCACGCAATGCTGACCTTTCGGGCGAAGAGGACATCATCTCCACCAGCTATGTGCTGCCCAATCAGATCTTCAACGAGGGCAAGCCCTACTATCCCCGGCAAGATCCCGTGTCGGGGCAGCTGGACTTCAGTGCCAAAAAGCAGGCCGGCATCCAGCCCGAGATCAACGAGGTGCTCGATCCCAACGAGAAGATAGTGCTGAGCGGTGCCTCCTCGCCGAACATACACGACTTCCTCAACCTGCCGGTGAAGTACTCGTCCTCGAAGTTCGTCTACCCGCTGGTCTCCAGCTCGTATGCCAATCTCAAGTACCAGGGCAGCAACAAGAACTACATCACCAACAAGAAGCCCACCTCCGTGGTGGCTCCGGTGACGCCTCCGCCGCCCAGCTACCACAGCTCCAATTACTTCACGGTGCCGACAACGAAACTCACGGCAGTGACCCCCACTGCAGGAGCCTACTATCCGCATcacagtagcagcagcagcagcagcagcagcagcagcagcagcacgagcACCACAACCAAGGCAACCACCACGGCAGGGACCACTACCAAAGGAACGTTGCCGCCATCCAGGAGACCCATCCCCGtgacgacaacaacaacaacagcgacgacaacaacaactgtTCCGGCGGCCAAGTACACCACCACGTCCCGTCGGCCCATTCCGCTGCATGCTGCCCCCACAACCACTCAGCCGCCACGCACCAGCACCACCCGCAAGAAGTTTGTGCCCACCAAGAAGTACAGTCCCACATTGcccagcagtagcagcaggaCACCGATCGAACAGGAGGAGCGACGCCCAAGCACCACCCAACAGCCGCGTCCCActcccagcagcagcgatgTGGCATTCACCACCCATCATGCCACACCTCAGGCAGCCATCTTTCCAACAGAGCCCATGACGACCGCGAAAATGTACACCACCTCCAGCACAAGTCCACCCGTTGTCTTCACGGAGGGTCCCACGCCACCGCCGCCCTTCAGCCCCATACCAGGCACAGGCATACCGAATCTCGATCCCGCGGATGTGTACCACACTTTGGGCCAGAAGAACACGCAGGCggaggaacagcagcagcagaaggagcagcagttGCAGAAGGAGCAAGAGCAGCAAtatcaacagcaacagcagaagttCCAGCAACAGGAACAGCAGCAATATATGCAACAGCAAC aacagcagcagcaacaacagcaacaacagcagcagcagcagaagcagccgcagcagcagcagcaacaacagcagcagcagcagcaacaacagcagcagcagcagcaacaacagcagcagcagcagcagcaactgcagcagcagcagcagcagaagcagccgcagcagcaacagcagcagcagcaacagcagcagcagcaccaacagcagcaacaacagcagcagcagcagcaacaacatcagcaacagcaacagcaacagcaacaacagcagctaCAGCCCCCACCAAGACCGCCAATGACGCTCAGTGACATATTCAACAGCCTGGCGGAAGAAGAGTCTGCAGTGGCGCACAACTACCAACAGAACCAAGGATTTGATTCCCAGGGCAATCTAATAGAACCGATTGCCCCCTCAAAGCCATCGCCATTCGCCATGCAACAGGCAGTCGGACAGCCCCAACCGCAGCCCGGAGCACCCCAACGTCCTACCACACCAGGAGCAGGGACCACTCCCGGACAGAGTCCATACCCCAACGATCAGAAGGTGATCTCGGGCAGCCAGGAGAACTATAGCAACGAATATGTGTCCTATCAGGTGCAGCAGCCGAATGTGATGCAATACCGACCGGTGCCTGGCCAGATCAACAACGTGGTCATCTCGCCCGGACAGCACTCGGCCTCCTTTGTGCTCGGCAGCCAGGTGCAGCAGGTGAGCGTGGGCCATCCCAGCGTCGAGAAGGAGCCGCTCTTTGCCAAGGACACGCCGGGCGTCCAGTACGGCCAGGTGATTAACGAGGACATTGGCAACATTAAGCGACCTGTGCCAGTGCCGTACAAGCCGGCAGCTCCCCAGGAGCCCCCAATGCCCACGAGCTATCAGCAGATGCCGAAAGTTCAGCAGAACTCCAACTTCCACCAGAACGGAAACATGGCCACAGTTGGAACCACTGTGCCAGCCGGTTCCTACCAAGAGCCGCCGCCAGAGGCGCCCAGCCCATACCAGCAGCTGCCACTGATTGGCTCCAACATCAGGCCAGCGAATAAGCCAGCGGCCCCGAAGACAGAGCAGCCAGCTCCGTCTTACCAGCCCACTAAGGCGTCGACGCCGCACCAGACGCCACCCACGCGGCCGGCGGTGAATGGGGATGACACCCAGGATCTCCTCGTCTCCAGCAACATTCGCTTCCCAGTGCTGGACGAGGAGTCCTCCGTGGAGCTGGCATCTTCGGCTATTGGGCCCGGTCCGCCTGCCGGACCCCACATCAATGGCCATGCGCAGCCGCTGAGTCTGCAGCAGATACACAACTCCAATCCCGTCGTCTTTCCCAAGGTCAAAGACGAGGAGACGCCCGGCGCCAATGTGCAGATCCAGCAGCACGAAGTGGTCAACCTcaaccagcagcaacagcaattg AAATTCCCTGCCCAGCAGCCGGGACATGGCGAGCAGCCCTCTCGGGATATGGAGCCGCCGCCGCGCTACCCCACCACTTCGTCTGGGCCACAGGTTCCGTCCACGCCTGGCAATCGTCCTCCCTTCTACAATGAGTTCAACCGCAAGCCCCAGGGTGGTCCACGGCCCAGCAACTTGCCCAACATTCTGCCCCAGTTCCGGCCCAATGCGAAGATCTCCAGCGGCCATCCGCCAACACTGAAGCAGGACCCGGGCAACATCCGCCTGCCCACGCAGGGCATGAAGCGACCCTACAATCCCTCTGCGCCGCCCCATTTCGCCCACCGCCGACAGCccctgcagcagcagatgcTGCAAAAGCGCTACCCCATGAACCGCATCTCCGAGTATCCCGTGGGGCCACAAGGTGTCGGCGGCGATATAAACAGACGGGTCTACCGCCTGCCGCCCTACGGTGGCCAGAACATGCCCTACCGCCCGGATCACATGTACGCGCGTCGCCCGAGTGGGCCAGGTCCTGCCAATGGACCCCTGCGATCCGTCGATGGCTATCCGGCAGAGCGACATGCACCATCGGCCGGCTCTGAGCCGTACCAGACCATCAATGCCGAGGGAGCGGCAGACTTTGAGGAGGAGGATTTGGTGATCAACGATCCGCCACAGCCGGTGACGCCCAGCAAGGATCGCATGGGCGTGGAGGAGACCAAACTGGAGCCCGTGGTTACCCTGCAAATGCTGCAGTCCCAGAAGAAGGCGGTGAGCCTGCCCGGAGATGATACTGGAGCTGGGGAGATTCAAGTTACGGCCGACAATGATCCCCAGGAGGCGGAGGCCTCAAGCTTTAGCCAGCAGAAGCTGGACCCCAGTGGAATGTACGTGGTGTTCCCCCTGAAAGGATCAGAGAAGCAACAGATCGAAGGAGAGCCACCTTCGGCCCCAGCGGAGTACCAGAACACGCCATTCTCGGTGATTCGTGaccagccccaggagccgatTCTGAAGAACAAGAAGCCGCAGtcgctgcagcagcagaacaaGGCCCAGCAGATGCCCAAGGAGAAGTTCCCGTATCCAATCGAGAAACCCGATCCATCGTACTCCGAACTCAACCCGAATCCCGAGTCTCAGGGCCATGTGCCGGGCGTGCTCATTGCTCCACGAATCATCCACGGAGCCTTTGGTACCGGCACCGAAACCCCCATTGCCATTGCATACACGCCCACAGAGCCCAGCGTCTTCCGACGGACGTCGGCAGCCGGGGACCAGGATCAGAAGTTCTCCAACATCAACCTGGCCACGCCCGTGATCAGCGAGATTCGGCAGGACACCCAGACGGAGGAGGGACTCAGCAGCGACTTTGATCTGCGCGGCCAGAATTACGAGAAGAACTTCATGGCGCCCTTCTATCCCAGCGTAAGTCTGGGCGGAGGGGGAGCGGGAGCCAGCGGTGCTGCGGCAGTCAACTGGAACATTGTGCCCTCAACCACGGACCAGGCGATCTACGAGAAGAACAGCATCAACCGGGCCGATGTGGAGCCGGCTGAAGAGACGAAGGAAAAGGAGTCGGCCACAGCCAGCGCACTGACAGCGGAGAAGAATCCCGAGCTGGACAGCTTTCAGCCGCAGCTGCAGGGCGGATTCAAGCCCATCTATCCGCCAGGCTACCAGCACGTAGAGCAGCAGATCGACCATGAAGAGGCCAATAACAGAGACCAAAATCAGCCCCTGGCACTGCCTCTGGTGGCGGTCACCACGAGCACAGCGAAACCGGCGACGGCAGCtgccaccagcagcagttcGTCCTCCAAAACCACTACGACATCCACCACCAATCAGCCCGGAACAACGAAAGCTGCTGCCAcagcaacaaccacaacaactaCCCAAGCGCCAGCTGGAAGCGTAAAGCCGACGCAGCGCAAGAAGTCCACTTTCGAGACTAGCCTGGCGGCCCTGCTCTTCggagacgaggacgaggaggatgGCGCACGCAAGTCCGCGGAGCTGCCAAAGGCCCAGGCCGGACCACGGAATGTGCCCCGCATGGGACCTCGAAGTCTGACGCTCAGCTAA